In one Longimicrobiaceae bacterium genomic region, the following are encoded:
- a CDS encoding deoxyribonuclease IV encodes MSTNEVAAAPDELGAHVSTAGGCHTAPGRAHEIGAAVLQLFTKTPNQWREPAVDDALCASFSSACVERTIGTVISHDSYLINLASHDPALFEKSYASFVQELTRCRSLGVHFLVTHPGNATDGDRERGLLQNAEAIGRALEEAGGSTVVLVETTAGAGKVLGCTFEELARIIDLIPEALRSRVGVCFDTCHVFASGYDLRGDYDGVMARFGDTIGFERLRAFHLNDSKHDLGTRKDRHEWIGDGFLTPEPFRRLMRDERFAGVPKVLETPKLEDHTGSDRENLRRLRDFRATA; translated from the coding sequence ATGAGCACGAACGAAGTAGCGGCCGCGCCCGACGAGCTGGGCGCGCACGTCTCCACCGCCGGCGGGTGCCACACCGCGCCGGGCCGCGCGCACGAGATCGGGGCCGCCGTGCTCCAGCTCTTCACCAAGACGCCCAACCAGTGGCGCGAGCCCGCGGTGGACGACGCGCTGTGCGCTTCGTTCTCGTCCGCGTGCGTGGAGCGCACCATCGGCACGGTCATCTCCCACGACTCGTACCTGATCAACCTGGCCTCGCACGACCCGGCGCTGTTCGAGAAGTCGTATGCGTCGTTCGTGCAGGAGCTTACGCGCTGCCGGTCGCTGGGCGTGCACTTCCTGGTCACGCACCCCGGCAACGCCACCGACGGCGACCGCGAGCGTGGCCTGTTGCAGAACGCCGAGGCCATCGGCCGCGCGCTTGAGGAGGCGGGCGGCAGCACCGTGGTGCTGGTGGAGACCACGGCGGGCGCGGGCAAGGTGCTGGGCTGCACGTTCGAGGAGCTGGCGCGCATCATCGACCTGATCCCCGAGGCGCTGCGGTCGCGGGTGGGCGTGTGCTTCGACACGTGCCACGTGTTCGCGTCGGGCTACGACCTGCGCGGCGACTACGACGGGGTGATGGCGCGCTTCGGCGACACCATCGGGTTCGAGCGGCTGCGCGCGTTCCACCTCAACGACAGCAAGCACGACCTGGGCACTCGCAAGGACCGCCACGAGTGGATCGGGGACGGCTTTCTCACGCCCGAGCCCTTCCGCCGCCTCATGCGCGACGAGCGGTTCGCGGGCGTGCCCAAGGTGCTGGAGACGCCCAAGCTGGAGGACCACACCGGCAGCGACCGCGAGAACCTCCGCCGCCTCCGCGACTTCCGCGCAACCGCCTGA
- a CDS encoding sigma-70 family RNA polymerase sigma factor has translation MNPTTDPAATVRRARDGEPGALGELYAAHAAAVMALAYRLTGSRADAEDVLHDVFLGLPEALRRYDERGSFESWLKRVAARAALTRMRSAGRRREVALDDEAEPSRRAEAEAVEPRLALERALARLPDGLRAVFVLKEVEGRPHAEVAGLLGITQGASEVRLCRAVKTLRGYLRSDR, from the coding sequence GTGAACCCCACGACCGACCCCGCCGCCACGGTGCGGCGCGCCCGCGACGGCGAGCCCGGCGCGCTGGGCGAGCTGTACGCGGCGCACGCGGCGGCGGTGATGGCGCTGGCGTACCGACTCACCGGCTCGCGCGCCGACGCCGAGGACGTGCTGCACGACGTCTTCCTGGGCCTCCCCGAGGCGCTGCGCCGCTACGACGAGCGCGGCAGCTTCGAGAGCTGGCTCAAGCGCGTGGCCGCCCGCGCCGCGCTCACCCGCATGCGCTCCGCCGGCCGCCGCCGCGAGGTGGCGCTGGACGACGAGGCCGAGCCCTCCCGCCGTGCCGAGGCGGAAGCCGTGGAGCCGCGGCTGGCCCTGGAGCGCGCCCTGGCGCGGCTGCCGGACGGGCTGCGCGCCGTCTTCGTCCTCAAGGAGGTCGAAGGCCGGCCGCACGCCGAGGTCGCGGGGCTGCTGGGCATCACCCAAGGCGCGAGCGAGGTCCGGCTGTGCCGGGCGGTCAAGACGCTGCGCGGCTACCTGAGGAGCGACCGATGA